The DNA sequence CTGTAACTGGTTTTCCCAGAATCGGGGAAAACAGAGAGCTGAAAAAAGCCCTTGAAGGATACTGGACCGGCAGTATTCAAGACCAGGACCTGGAACAAACCGGAGCCCAGGTCAGGGCAGGAGATCTGACTTTTCAGAAGGAAAGCCGGATCGATCTGATCAGTGTCAATGACTTCAGTTTTTATGATAATATGCTTGACAGCGCCCTGATGCTGGGCGCAATCCCCCCCAGATTCAGTGATTTTTCTCATGAACGGGACAGATACTTTGCCATGGCCAGGGGCAGCACGGCTGTCCGGGCCCTTGAAATGACCAAGTGGTTCAACACCAACTACCATTATCTGGTTCCGGAACTGAGCCGGAGCACCCTGTTTTCTCCCCATCCTGAAACAGTTCTGGCCCGGTACAGAGAGGCTTCTTCCCTGGGCATCCGGTTCCCCAAGATCAATCTGATGGGTCCTTTGAGCTTTCTGAGGCTGTCCAGAGATATGGACAACAGGGATCCTCTTGATCACCTGGACCGGCTGATTCCGGTTTATGTCCGGATTCTTGAAGAGATATCCCAGCTGGATGATGTGGTCCATGTTCAGCTGGATGAGCCGATCCTGGTCCGGGACCCGGACAAGCCTCTTCTCCAGGTCCTGCCCGGGGTGTATGACACCCTGGCTCAGGCCGGTGACAACATCAGGATCATTGTGGCAACTTATTTTGAACATGCTCTGGAAGCATTGCCGATCCTGGCAGAGACCGGGATCTGGGGCATGGGTCTGGATCTCGTCCATGGCCCAGAAAACCTTGAAGCAGTATCGCTGTTAAGGGGCAAGAAACTTCTGGCCGGAGTGGTCGATGGGAAAAACATCTGGTCGGCCGATATTGACCAGGCCCTTGGAATTCTGGGTAAAATATCCAGACATCTGCCCAAGGAGGACATCATTGTATCTTCCAGCTGTTCCCTGGTTCATGTCCCGTATACCGTTGATAATGAGCTTCCCGGACCAGTGACTGACCGGTTCAGCTTTGCCAGGGAAAAGGTCAGGGAGATAGCCCTGATATCCAGCATGTTCCACAATCAGCCCTTGACCCTGGAGCAGGAACATCTGCTGGTGAAAAGCAGGCGCTGCCTGATCACCAGGGTGGATCCGGAAGATTCAGACCCGGGATGTTCAGGCTCGAGGCCATTTTCTGAAAGAACATCCCGTGAGCACTGCTTTGCCCAGAGGATTGCTGTCCAGAAAAAAGAACTGGATCTGCCCCTGCTGCCCACCACCACCATTGGAAGTTTTCCCCAGACCAGTGAAATCAGAGCCCTGAGGCGGGATTTCAAAAAAGGACAGATCTCCCTTAGCCGGTATGAGGCCGGTATAATGGAGTACATTGACCAGTGCGTGGCCTTTCAGGAGGAAGCTGGCCTGGACGTTCTGGTCCACGGTGAACCTGAACGCAACGATATGGTGGAGTACTTCGGGGAAATGCTGGAAGGATTTTACATCACGGCCAACGGCTGGGTCCAGAGTTACGGCAGCAGATGCGTCAAGCCTCCGGTCATTCACGGTCGTGTTTCCAGGCCGGGACCCATGACTGTCAAGTGGATAACCCATGCCCAGTCCAGGACATCCAGGCCGGTAAAAGGGATGCTCACCGGGCCGGTCACCATCCTTAACTGGTCCTTTGTACGCAATGACCGGCCAGCCCGGGAGGTGGCCAGACAGATAGCCCTGGCCCTGCAGGAGGAGATCCGGGATCTTCAGACAGCCGGGATCAGGATCATTCAGGTTGACGAGGCCGCCTTTAAAGAAGGCTATCCTCTGCGCAAGGCAGATATACCGGAATATGAAGAATGGGCAGTGGAAAATTTCAAGCTGGCGGTCAGTG is a window from the Desulfonatronovibrio hydrogenovorans DSM 9292 genome containing:
- the metE gene encoding 5-methyltetrahydropteroyltriglutamate--homocysteine S-methyltransferase, whose product is MTIRTSVTGFPRIGENRELKKALEGYWTGSIQDQDLEQTGAQVRAGDLTFQKESRIDLISVNDFSFYDNMLDSALMLGAIPPRFSDFSHERDRYFAMARGSTAVRALEMTKWFNTNYHYLVPELSRSTLFSPHPETVLARYREASSLGIRFPKINLMGPLSFLRLSRDMDNRDPLDHLDRLIPVYVRILEEISQLDDVVHVQLDEPILVRDPDKPLLQVLPGVYDTLAQAGDNIRIIVATYFEHALEALPILAETGIWGMGLDLVHGPENLEAVSLLRGKKLLAGVVDGKNIWSADIDQALGILGKISRHLPKEDIIVSSSCSLVHVPYTVDNELPGPVTDRFSFAREKVREIALISSMFHNQPLTLEQEHLLVKSRRCLITRVDPEDSDPGCSGSRPFSERTSREHCFAQRIAVQKKELDLPLLPTTTIGSFPQTSEIRALRRDFKKGQISLSRYEAGIMEYIDQCVAFQEEAGLDVLVHGEPERNDMVEYFGEMLEGFYITANGWVQSYGSRCVKPPVIHGRVSRPGPMTVKWITHAQSRTSRPVKGMLTGPVTILNWSFVRNDRPAREVARQIALALQEEIRDLQTAGIRIIQVDEAAFKEGYPLRKADIPEYEEWAVENFKLAVSAADIKTQIHTHMCYSEFGDIIKTIQAMDADVITVEMSRSNNDLLQVFKETGYDKEIGPGVYDIHSPRVPSMEELSGQIRAILEVLPAEQVWINPDCGLKTRRWEEVRPALVNMVAAARMLRSG